One Pseudomonas tolaasii NCPPB 2192 genomic window carries:
- the cobN gene encoding cobaltochelatase subunit CobN: MHLLRTQPGGFVSDDNIADLGQTPAELVILCSGDSSLALLAEAARQLPDDYPSFRLANPMQVQNHASVDLYVDEVLRHARVILISLHGGIGYWRYGIERLVELAERGVQLILVPGDDRPDPELSSLSTVGVEVRDRLWHFLRQGGMGNALDFYRCLASGFLGRDYAWAEPQTLPRTAIYHPQSANPRLNDWQTDWNPAFPVAAVLFYRSHLQAANTGFIDVFCQRLQAAGLNPLPIAVASLKEPGCLTVVEDWLDDVQAAVILNTTGFAQSSPEAPHLRPFRRNIPVIQAICAQDNEPGWQASEQGLGPRDLAMHIALPELDGRIISRPISFKDLAWRSERSQSDVVCYRAAPERMDFVAELARRWVELARVPNAQKRIALILANYPTRDGRIGNGVGLDTPAAALNILRALQAEGYPVPSELPASGTALIHDLLGGVTNDPDSLDLRPCHQSLGMDEYEAMFKRLPEANRQAVIARWGAPHNDPMCRDGRMMIAGLRLGLTFVGIQPARGYQVDASAVYHDPDLVPPHGYLAFYFWLRHTYGAHGVIHVGKHGNLEWLPGKGVGLSENCWPDALLGPLPNIYPFIVNDPGEGAQAKRRTQAVIIDHLMPPLTRAETYGPLRNLELLADEYYEAQLLDPRRALELQKDILKLVLETRIDRELEMDSEADAAVWLPRLDTYLCDLKESQIRDGLHVFGESPEGRLRIDTLLALLRIPRGDGRGPQSSLLRVIAKAFELGFDPLDCALAEPWTGRRPDVLQKIDAQLWRTAGDTRERLELYAARLIEQALEGPLEQLEEPGWEAVKAVIESLRFVVAPRLDACGPAEMRGLLDALSGRFVPAGPSGAPSRGRLDVLPTGRNFFTVDVRNLPTTTAWRIGFQSANLILERHLQDHGDHLRQLGLSVWGTATMRTGGDDIAQAMALMGVRPVWATGSQRVDDFEILPISLLDRPRVDVTLRVSGFFRDAFANLIRLFDAAVQAVAALDEPDDMNPLAAKVRSEREALRQSGLDEDAAAKQAGWRIFGAKPGAYGAGVQGAVDGRLWQSREDLAEVYLNWGGYAYGASDEGTAAREQFARRLSQVQAVLQNQDNREHDVLDSNDYYQFQGGMLAAVETLSGDKAASYHGDHSQPDLPKIRTLKEELNRVIRSRAANPKWIEGVKRHGYKGAFEMAATVDNLFAFDATTALIDDHQYALLADAYLLDPDTRAFVQQHNPDALRDMTERMLEAQQRGMWQEPGPYKDALENLLLDIEEDS; this comes from the coding sequence ATGCACCTGCTCAGGACCCAGCCCGGCGGTTTCGTCTCGGACGACAATATTGCCGACCTGGGCCAAACCCCCGCAGAGCTGGTGATCCTGTGCAGCGGTGATTCGAGCCTGGCGCTGCTGGCCGAAGCCGCCCGGCAGTTGCCTGACGATTACCCCAGCTTTCGCCTGGCCAACCCGATGCAGGTGCAGAACCATGCATCGGTCGACCTGTACGTCGATGAAGTGCTACGCCACGCCAGGGTCATCCTGATTTCGCTGCACGGCGGCATCGGCTATTGGCGCTACGGCATTGAGCGTCTGGTGGAGCTGGCCGAGCGCGGCGTGCAGCTGATTCTGGTGCCGGGGGACGATCGCCCGGACCCGGAACTCAGCAGCCTGAGCACCGTGGGCGTGGAGGTGCGCGACCGCCTGTGGCATTTCCTGCGTCAGGGCGGCATGGGCAACGCGCTGGATTTTTATCGCTGCCTGGCCAGTGGTTTTCTGGGCCGCGATTACGCCTGGGCCGAGCCGCAAACCTTGCCGCGCACGGCGATTTATCATCCGCAAAGCGCCAACCCGCGCCTCAATGACTGGCAAACGGACTGGAACCCTGCGTTTCCCGTGGCCGCTGTGCTGTTCTACCGCTCCCATTTGCAGGCGGCCAATACCGGTTTTATCGATGTGTTCTGCCAGCGCTTGCAGGCGGCGGGCCTTAACCCGCTGCCGATTGCGGTGGCCAGTTTGAAAGAGCCCGGCTGCCTGACGGTGGTCGAGGATTGGCTGGATGACGTGCAGGCGGCGGTGATTCTGAACACCACCGGCTTCGCTCAGTCGAGCCCCGAGGCGCCGCATTTACGGCCGTTTCGACGCAATATTCCGGTGATTCAGGCCATTTGCGCCCAGGACAACGAGCCCGGCTGGCAGGCCAGCGAGCAGGGCCTTGGCCCGCGCGACCTGGCCATGCACATTGCGTTGCCGGAGCTGGACGGGCGCATTATCAGCCGCCCGATCAGCTTCAAGGACCTGGCCTGGCGCAGCGAGCGCAGCCAGTCGGACGTGGTGTGCTACCGCGCCGCGCCCGAACGTATGGATTTCGTCGCCGAACTGGCGCGGCGTTGGGTCGAGTTGGCGCGGGTGCCGAACGCGCAAAAACGCATCGCGCTGATCCTCGCCAACTACCCGACCCGCGATGGCCGCATCGGCAACGGCGTGGGCCTGGATACCCCGGCGGCGGCGCTGAATATCCTGCGTGCGCTACAAGCTGAAGGCTACCCGGTGCCCAGTGAATTGCCGGCCAGCGGCACTGCGCTGATCCACGATTTGCTCGGTGGCGTCACCAATGATCCGGACAGCCTCGACCTGCGCCCGTGCCACCAAAGCCTGGGCATGGATGAATACGAGGCGATGTTCAAGCGTCTGCCCGAAGCCAACCGCCAGGCGGTGATTGCACGTTGGGGGGCGCCGCACAACGACCCGATGTGCCGCGATGGGCGCATGATGATCGCCGGCCTGCGGCTGGGCCTGACATTTGTCGGCATCCAGCCGGCGCGCGGTTATCAGGTGGACGCCAGTGCGGTGTACCACGACCCGGACCTGGTGCCGCCCCATGGCTACCTGGCGTTTTATTTCTGGCTGCGCCACACCTATGGCGCCCATGGCGTTATCCATGTGGGCAAGCACGGCAACCTTGAATGGCTGCCGGGCAAGGGCGTGGGCTTGTCGGAAAACTGCTGGCCGGATGCACTGCTCGGGCCTTTGCCGAACATATACCCGTTTATCGTCAATGACCCGGGCGAGGGCGCCCAGGCCAAGCGTCGTACCCAGGCGGTGATCATCGACCACTTGATGCCGCCGCTGACCCGCGCCGAAACCTACGGCCCGCTGCGCAACCTTGAATTGTTGGCGGACGAGTATTACGAGGCGCAATTGCTCGACCCGCGCCGCGCCCTGGAGCTGCAAAAAGACATTCTCAAGCTGGTGCTCGAAACCCGCATCGACAGGGAACTGGAGATGGACAGCGAGGCCGACGCCGCCGTCTGGCTGCCGCGCCTCGACACGTATTTGTGTGATTTGAAAGAGTCGCAGATCCGCGACGGCTTGCATGTTTTCGGCGAATCGCCCGAGGGGCGCTTGCGCATCGACACCTTGCTGGCCCTGCTGCGTATTCCGCGCGGCGATGGCCGTGGCCCGCAGTCGAGCTTGCTGCGAGTGATCGCCAAGGCCTTTGAATTGGGCTTTGATCCGTTGGACTGTGCGTTGGCCGAACCCTGGACCGGGCGGCGTCCCGATGTATTGCAGAAGATCGACGCACAACTGTGGCGCACCGCCGGCGATACCCGCGAGCGTCTGGAATTGTACGCGGCGCGTTTGATCGAGCAGGCACTCGAAGGGCCACTGGAACAGTTGGAAGAACCTGGCTGGGAAGCAGTAAAAGCGGTGATCGAAAGCCTGCGCTTCGTCGTGGCGCCGCGCCTGGACGCCTGCGGCCCGGCGGAAATGCGCGGTTTGCTGGATGCGCTGAGCGGACGCTTTGTGCCGGCCGGACCCAGTGGCGCGCCGAGCCGTGGGCGCCTGGACGTGCTACCCACCGGGCGCAATTTTTTTACGGTGGACGTGCGTAACCTGCCCACCACCACGGCATGGCGCATCGGTTTCCAGTCGGCCAACCTGATTCTTGAACGGCATTTGCAGGACCACGGTGACCATTTGCGCCAACTCGGCCTGTCGGTGTGGGGCACCGCCACCATGCGCACCGGCGGCGACGACATCGCCCAGGCCATGGCCTTGATGGGGGTGCGCCCGGTGTGGGCCACGGGCAGCCAGCGGGTGGATGATTTTGAGATCCTGCCGATCAGCTTGCTCGACCGCCCGCGGGTGGACGTGACGCTGCGCGTCTCGGGTTTCTTCCGTGATGCATTTGCCAACCTGATCCGCCTGTTTGACGCGGCGGTGCAGGCCGTGGCAGCGCTGGATGAGCCGGACGACATGAACCCGCTGGCGGCCAAGGTGCGCAGTGAACGCGAGGCGTTGCGCCAGTCTGGCCTGGACGAAGACGCGGCGGCGAAACAGGCCGGCTGGCGCATTTTCGGCGCCAAACCGGGCGCCTATGGCGCAGGCGTGCAGGGCGCGGTGGACGGTCGCCTGTGGCAGAGCCGCGAGGATTTGGCCGAGGTTTACCTGAACTGGGGTGGCTACGCCTATGGCGCTTCGGATGAAGGCACTGCTGCCCGCGAACAGTTCGCCCGGCGTCTGAGTCAGGTGCAGGCCGTGTTGCAGAACCAGGACAACCGTGAGCATGACGTGCTCGACTCCAATGACTACTACCAATTCCAGGGCGGCATGCTTGCCGCCGTCGAGACCCTGAGCGGCGACAAGGCTGCCAGCTATCATGGCGACCACAGCCAGCCGGACTTGCCGAAGATCCGCACGCTCAAGGAAGAGCTGAACCGGGTCATTCGTTCCCGGGCGGCCAACCCCAAGTGGATTGAGGGCGTGAAGCGTCATGGCTACAAAGGCGCATTCGAAATGGCGGCGACCGTGGACAATCTGTTCGCATTCGACGCCACCACCGCGCTGATCGATGATCACCAATACGCCTTGCTCGCCGACGCCTATCTGCTGGACCCCGACACCCGGGCTTTCGTGCAGCAGCACAACCCCGATGCCCTGCGCGACATGACCGAACGCATGCTCGAAGCCCAGCAGCGCGGCATGTGGCAGGAACCGGGGCCCTATAAGGACGCTCTGGAAAACCTGTTGCTGGATATAGAAGAAGACAGCTGA
- the cobW gene encoding cobalamin biosynthesis protein CobW has translation MKTLAKLPVTIVTGFLGSGKTTLLRHMLDNAQGRRIAVIVNEFGELGIDGEILKQCSIGCTEEEANGRVYELANGCLCCTVQEEFFPVMRELVARRGDLDHILIETSGLALPKPLVQAFQWPEIRSACTVDAVITVVDSPAVAAGTFAAFPDQVDAQRKLDPNLDHESPLHELFADQLASADLVILNKTDLISPEDLARVRLEVAEELPPAVKIIEASSGRLPLDVLIGLGAGSEEHIDGRHSHHDHHHDGDDDHDHDHDAFDSISIDLPQADEALLLDALTQLVVQHGILRVKGFAAIPNKPMRLLIQGVGTRFDKHFDRAWGADEARTTRLVLIGQELDAAGLEAQLRAALSV, from the coding sequence ATGAAAACACTGGCCAAACTCCCCGTCACCATCGTTACCGGCTTCCTCGGTTCGGGCAAAACCACCCTGCTGCGGCACATGCTCGACAACGCCCAGGGCCGTCGCATTGCGGTGATCGTCAATGAGTTCGGCGAGCTGGGCATTGATGGCGAAATCCTCAAGCAATGCTCCATCGGTTGCACCGAAGAAGAAGCCAATGGCCGCGTGTACGAGTTGGCCAACGGCTGCCTGTGCTGCACCGTGCAGGAAGAGTTCTTCCCGGTGATGCGCGAACTGGTGGCCCGTCGCGGCGACCTCGATCACATTCTTATCGAAACCTCGGGCCTGGCCCTGCCAAAACCTTTGGTTCAGGCCTTCCAGTGGCCGGAAATCCGCAGCGCCTGCACCGTTGACGCGGTGATCACCGTGGTCGACAGCCCGGCGGTGGCTGCGGGCACCTTCGCGGCGTTCCCGGATCAAGTCGACGCCCAGCGCAAACTCGACCCGAACCTGGACCACGAATCGCCGCTGCACGAGTTGTTCGCCGACCAACTGGCCAGCGCCGACCTGGTGATTCTCAACAAAACCGACCTGATCAGCCCCGAAGACCTGGCCCGCGTGCGCCTCGAAGTCGCCGAAGAGCTGCCGCCAGCCGTGAAAATCATCGAAGCCAGCAGCGGTCGCCTGCCGCTGGACGTGCTGATTGGCCTGGGCGCCGGCTCTGAAGAGCACATCGACGGTCGTCACAGCCATCACGATCATCACCACGACGGTGACGACGACCATGATCACGACCACGATGCCTTCGACTCCATTTCCATCGACCTGCCGCAAGCCGACGAAGCACTGCTGCTCGACGCCCTGACCCAACTGGTGGTGCAACACGGCATCCTGCGCGTCAAAGGCTTTGCCGCGATTCCGAACAAGCCGATGCGCTTGCTGATCCAGGGCGTGGGCACGCGTTTCGACAAGCACTTCGACCGCGCCTGGGGCGCGGACGAAGCGCGCACCACGCGCCTGGTGTTGATCGGTCAGGAACTGGACGCGGCAGGCCTTGAAGCGCAACTGCGCGCTGCGCTCAGCGTTTAA
- a CDS encoding CbtB domain-containing protein produces MSIISSTSHTASTTSTLSQRLTAAIGASILGACLVYFAGFSHIEAVHNAAHDTRHSAAFPCH; encoded by the coding sequence ATGTCGATCATCAGCAGCACCTCGCACACCGCCAGCACCACTTCCACCCTGAGCCAACGCCTGACCGCCGCCATCGGTGCGTCGATCCTCGGCGCGTGCCTGGTGTATTTCGCCGGTTTCTCGCACATCGAAGCGGTGCACAACGCCGCCCACGATACCCGCCACAGCGCCGCGTTCCCGTGCCACTGA
- a CDS encoding CbtA family protein, with translation MIKRIAQTAGFTGLLAALLLTLLQSFWVAPLILQAETFENASPAAEVAHEHADGAAAHTHDAEAWEPEDGWQRVLSTTGGNLVVAVGFALMLAGLYTLRAPTRTAQGLLWGLAGYATFVLAPTLGLPPELPGTAAADLAQRQIWWIGTAASTAVGIALLVFGRNWLLKILGVAILAVPHVIGAPQPEVHSMLAPEALEAQFKIASQLTNVAFWLALGLISAWLFRRHRDGQYSV, from the coding sequence ATGATCAAGCGTATTGCCCAGACCGCAGGTTTCACCGGCTTGCTGGCCGCCCTGCTGCTGACCCTGCTGCAAAGCTTTTGGGTCGCCCCGCTGATTTTGCAGGCGGAAACCTTTGAAAACGCCTCGCCAGCCGCCGAAGTCGCCCATGAACACGCCGACGGTGCTGCTGCGCACACTCACGACGCCGAAGCCTGGGAGCCTGAAGATGGCTGGCAGCGCGTGCTGTCGACCACCGGCGGCAACCTGGTGGTGGCCGTAGGTTTTGCGCTGATGCTGGCCGGTCTTTACACGCTTCGCGCGCCCACTCGCACCGCTCAAGGTTTGCTGTGGGGCCTGGCCGGTTATGCGACGTTCGTGCTCGCGCCAACCTTGGGTCTGCCACCTGAATTGCCGGGCACCGCTGCCGCTGACCTGGCCCAACGCCAGATCTGGTGGATCGGCACCGCGGCCTCGACCGCCGTCGGTATCGCACTGTTGGTGTTCGGTCGCAACTGGCTGCTGAAAATCCTGGGCGTGGCGATTCTGGCCGTGCCACACGTGATCGGCGCGCCGCAGCCGGAAGTGCATTCGATGCTGGCGCCCGAAGCGCTGGAAGCGCAGTTCAAGATTGCCTCCCAATTGACCAACGTGGCGTTCTGGCTGGCCCTGGGCCTGATCAGCGCCTGGCTGTTTCGCCGCCATCGCGACGGTCAATACTCGGTATGA
- a CDS encoding cobalamin biosynthesis protein, whose product MTLVVGLGCQRGCDVHTLLALFETALAEGGIECRRVTALASIDRKRDEPGLIALAQRLNLPLECFSAEQLAPYADRLSHKSDVAFAHTGCYGIAESAALALAEQLGNAPARLLITRKNTAQATFALACAG is encoded by the coding sequence ATGACCCTGGTGGTCGGCCTGGGCTGCCAGCGCGGCTGTGATGTTCACACCTTGCTGGCGCTGTTTGAAACCGCCCTCGCCGAGGGCGGCATTGAATGTCGGCGCGTGACCGCATTGGCCAGTATTGATCGAAAAAGGGATGAGCCGGGGCTGATCGCCCTGGCGCAACGGCTGAATCTGCCTTTGGAATGTTTCAGTGCCGAACAACTGGCGCCCTACGCAGACCGCCTGAGTCACAAGTCCGATGTGGCTTTCGCCCATACCGGCTGTTACGGCATCGCCGAAAGCGCCGCATTGGCCCTCGCCGAACAACTCGGCAATGCCCCCGCCCGCCTGCTGATCACCCGGAAAAACACCGCCCAGGCCACCTTTGCATTGGCATGCGCCGGCTAA
- the cobM gene encoding precorrin-4 C(11)-methyltransferase, translating into MTVYFIGAGPGDPELITVKGQRLIRSCPVIIYAGSLVPAAVLEGHQAEQVVNSAELHLEQIIDLIKVAHAKGQDVARVHSGDPSLYGAIGEQIRYLRELGIPFQIIPGVTAVAACAALLEAELTLPDIAQSVILTRYAGKTNMPTGEEFGSLAQHGTTMAIHLGVSHLEKIVAELLPHYGADCPIAVVHRATWPDQDFAIGTLADIADKVAAKGFRRTALIIVGRVLADDSFSESSLYRAGHAHLYRP; encoded by the coding sequence ATGACCGTCTACTTCATCGGCGCCGGCCCCGGCGACCCGGAATTGATCACCGTCAAAGGCCAGCGGCTGATCCGCAGTTGCCCCGTGATCATCTACGCCGGCTCGCTGGTACCCGCAGCGGTACTGGAAGGCCATCAAGCGGAACAGGTGGTCAACAGCGCCGAATTGCACCTGGAGCAGATCATCGACCTGATCAAGGTCGCCCACGCCAAGGGCCAGGATGTGGCGCGCGTGCACTCCGGCGACCCGAGCCTGTATGGGGCGATCGGCGAGCAAATTCGTTATCTGCGCGAGTTGGGCATTCCCTTTCAGATCATCCCCGGCGTCACGGCGGTTGCCGCCTGCGCTGCACTGCTGGAAGCCGAACTGACCTTGCCGGACATCGCCCAAAGCGTGATCCTGACGCGCTACGCCGGCAAAACAAACATGCCGACCGGCGAGGAATTTGGCAGCCTGGCGCAGCACGGCACGACCATGGCGATTCATTTGGGCGTTAGCCACCTGGAGAAAATCGTCGCCGAGTTGCTGCCGCATTACGGTGCGGATTGCCCGATTGCCGTGGTGCACCGGGCAACCTGGCCGGATCAGGATTTCGCGATCGGCACACTGGCGGATATCGCAGATAAGGTCGCGGCCAAGGGGTTTCGGCGCACGGCACTGATCATCGTGGGCCGGGTGCTGGCGGATGACAGTTTCAGCGAGTCTTCGCTGTATCGAGCAGGTCATGCGCACCTCTACCGGCCTTGA
- the nfuA gene encoding Fe-S biogenesis protein NfuA, with protein sequence MTAITITDAAHDYLADLLSKQNTPGIGIRVFITQPGTQYAETCIAYCKPGEEKPEDTALGLKSFTAYIDAFSEAFLDDAVVDYATDRMGGQLTIKAPNAKVPNVNADSPVNERINYYLQTEINPGLASHGGQVSLIDVVDDGIAVLKFGGGCQGCGQADVTLREGIERTLLERIPELKGVRDVTDHTQKENAYY encoded by the coding sequence ATGACTGCCATAACCATTACCGACGCCGCCCACGATTACCTGGCTGACCTGCTGTCCAAGCAGAACACCCCGGGTATCGGCATCCGCGTCTTTATCACCCAGCCCGGCACCCAATATGCCGAGACGTGCATTGCCTACTGCAAGCCCGGCGAAGAAAAGCCTGAAGACACCGCCCTGGGGCTGAAAAGCTTCACCGCGTACATCGATGCCTTCAGCGAAGCCTTCCTCGACGACGCCGTGGTCGACTACGCCACCGACCGCATGGGCGGCCAGTTGACCATCAAGGCGCCAAACGCCAAGGTGCCGAACGTCAACGCCGACAGCCCGGTCAACGAGCGCATCAATTACTATCTGCAAACCGAGATCAACCCGGGTCTGGCCAGTCATGGCGGCCAGGTCAGCTTGATCGACGTGGTGGATGACGGCATCGCCGTGTTGAAATTCGGCGGCGGCTGCCAGGGCTGCGGCCAGGCGGACGTGACCCTGCGCGAAGGCATCGAGCGTACCTTGCTCGAGCGTATTCCGGAGCTCAAGGGCGTACGCGACGTGACCGACCACACGCAGAAAGAAAACGCCTACTACTGA
- a CDS encoding fatty acid cis/trans isomerase yields the protein MSFRLIVSAVLLLIASSTQAQSPAPALSYTRDIQPIFTEKCVACHACYDSACQLNLGSAEGAARGASKVPVYDGERSQATPTTRLFYDAFGKQAWQQKGFYSVLDAQGSQAALMARMLELGHNAPLQPNAKLPDDIVLGLNRENMCATPGEFNAYAGSHPKEGMPLAVTGLTDQQYQTLQRWLASGAPIDEQGLAPSAKEALQVQQWENLFNQPGARESLVARWLFEHLFLAHIYFENGEPGHYFQWVRSRTPSGKPIDLIATRRPNDDPGTQVYYRLWPVQGVIVHKTHITYPFSAAKMARVKELFYAGNWQVNALPGYGPGSRANPFATFEAIPAKARYQFMLDNAEYFVRTFIRGPVCRGQIATDVIRDNFWTLFQDPDHDLYITDARYRGQATPLLAMPGQNDDVGSVLSLWLAYRDKRNQYEALRRDNYADLPPPSWSTLWAGNDNALLSIFRHFDSASVTKGLIGEVPQTMWLFDYPLLERTYYQLAVNFDVFGNVSHQAQTRLYFDLIRNGAEQNFLRLMPADSRDGFMDDWYQNSGKLKLWLDYEAIDDDKPTGLHLDEKDPKRDFANQLLTRYGDLNASPDPINRCSGAYCSRDGIDPALQEAEQALSRLTSRPAAGLKVIDQLPEATMLRIETNSGKRVVYSMLRNRAHSNVAFLLGEAYRYQPGLDTVTIYPGVLSSYPNFMFNIPAQEVPEFVTAMESAKDAKRFEKVVDRWGVRRSHPLFWQYFHDLSQYIHETTPVEEGVLDMNRYENL from the coding sequence ATGTCATTTCGTCTTATCGTCAGCGCGGTGTTGTTGCTGATCGCCAGTAGCACTCAGGCGCAAAGCCCGGCTCCCGCGCTTTCCTATACCCGCGACATCCAGCCGATTTTTACCGAGAAGTGTGTGGCCTGCCATGCCTGCTACGACTCCGCCTGCCAGTTGAACCTGGGCAGTGCCGAGGGCGCGGCCCGTGGCGCGAGCAAAGTGCCGGTGTATGACGGCGAGCGCAGCCAGGCCACGCCGACTACGCGGCTGTTCTATGACGCCTTCGGCAAACAGGCGTGGCAGCAGAAGGGCTTCTATTCAGTGTTGGACGCCCAGGGCAGCCAGGCTGCGTTGATGGCGCGCATGCTGGAGCTGGGTCACAACGCGCCGCTGCAGCCCAACGCCAAGCTGCCCGACGACATCGTGCTGGGTCTGAACCGCGAAAACATGTGCGCGACGCCGGGCGAGTTCAATGCCTACGCAGGCAGTCATCCCAAGGAAGGCATGCCGCTGGCGGTCACCGGCCTGACCGACCAGCAATACCAGACGTTGCAGCGCTGGCTGGCGTCCGGTGCGCCTATCGATGAGCAGGGCCTGGCGCCGAGCGCCAAAGAAGCCCTGCAGGTGCAGCAATGGGAAAACCTGTTCAATCAGCCTGGCGCCCGGGAAAGCCTGGTGGCGCGCTGGTTGTTCGAGCACCTGTTCCTGGCTCACATCTATTTCGAGAACGGCGAGCCGGGGCATTACTTCCAGTGGGTGCGCTCCCGCACGCCCAGCGGCAAGCCGATTGACTTGATCGCCACCCGTCGCCCCAATGACGACCCGGGCACCCAGGTGTACTACCGCCTGTGGCCGGTGCAGGGCGTGATCGTGCACAAAACCCACATCACCTATCCGTTCAGCGCGGCGAAAATGGCGCGCGTGAAAGAGCTGTTCTACGCCGGTAACTGGCAGGTCAACGCCTTGCCTGGCTATGGGCCGGGCAGCCGCGCCAACCCGTTCGCCACCTTCGAAGCCATTCCGGCCAAGGCGCGCTACCAGTTCATGCTGGATAACGCCGAATACTTTGTACGCACCTTTATTCGCGGGCCGGTGTGCCGGGGGCAGATTGCCACGGACGTCATCCGCGACAACTTCTGGACGCTGTTCCAGGACCCGGACCACGACCTGTACATCACCGACGCGCGTTACCGTGGCCAGGCCACGCCGCTGCTGGCGATGCCGGGGCAAAACGATGACGTGGGCAGCGTGCTGAGCCTGTGGCTGGCCTACCGCGACAAACGCAACCAATACGAAGCCTTGCGCCGTGACAACTATGCGGATTTGCCGCCACCGAGCTGGTCGACCCTGTGGGCCGGCAATGACAATGCCTTGCTGAGCATCTTCCGCCACTTCGACAGCGCCTCGGTGACCAAAGGCCTGATTGGTGAAGTGCCGCAAACGATGTGGCTGTTCGACTACCCGCTGCTGGAGCGCACCTATTATCAGTTGGCGGTGAACTTCGACGTGTTCGGCAACGTATCGCACCAAGCCCAGACCCGGCTGTACTTCGACCTGATCCGTAACGGCGCCGAACAGAACTTCCTGCGCCTGATGCCTGCCGACAGCCGCGACGGCTTTATGGACGACTGGTACCAGAACAGCGGCAAACTCAAGCTGTGGCTGGACTACGAGGCGATTGATGACGACAAGCCAACCGGCTTGCATCTGGACGAAAAAGACCCGAAACGCGACTTCGCCAACCAGTTGCTGACCCGCTACGGCGACTTGAATGCCAGCCCGGACCCGATCAACCGCTGCAGCGGCGCCTATTGCTCGCGCGACGGCATTGACCCGGCGTTGCAGGAGGCCGAGCAAGCATTGAGCCGCCTGACCTCGCGCCCGGCGGCGGGGCTCAAGGTGATTGACCAGTTGCCCGAAGCCACCATGCTGCGCATCGAAACCAACAGCGGAAAACGCGTGGTCTACAGCATGTTGCGCAACCGGGCGCACAGCAACGTGGCCTTTTTGCTGGGCGAGGCTTATCGCTATCAGCCTGGTCTGGACACGGTCACTATCTATCCGGGCGTGCTGAGCAGCTACCCGAACTTCATGTTCAATATTCCCGCTCAGGAAGTGCCTGAGTTCGTCACGGCGATGGAAAGCGCCAAGGACGCCAAGCGTTTCGAGAAGGTTGTCGACCGTTGGGGGGTACGCCGCAGTCATCCGCTGTTCTGGCAGTATTTCCATGACCTGTCGCAATACATCCACGAAACCACACCCGTGGAAGAGGGCGTGCTGGACATGAACCGATATGAAAACCTCTGA